The following proteins are encoded in a genomic region of Takifugu rubripes chromosome 9, fTakRub1.2, whole genome shotgun sequence:
- the LOC101067328 gene encoding neuronal cell adhesion molecule-like isoform X2 encodes MERRRMDAALLVLLVGHLATALEVPLDLPQPPTITHQSPKDYIIDPREDIIIHCEAKGKPHPSFSWTRNGTHFDIDDDPNVTMRPHSGTLVVDISRVKAEQYECVYQCTARNKHGTAVSNNIVVRQSRSPLWSKERIKPLVVQEGVSLVLPCRPPAGLPPPVIFWMDNNFQRLPQSSRVSQSLNGDLYFSNVLREDSRNDYICYARFPYTQTIQQKQPITVKVLTMDAINDTMAALYNDTDLFSEAPAEERKPAFLIPSRPSMTVLRGQVLEMECIAEGLPTPEISWTKVSGDLPAKRTSFLHYQKTLRIVDVSESDAGEYCCVARNQLGSVQQTIHVMVKAAPYWISGPSKNLVLAPGESGVLTCRASGTPKPSISWAMNGISIENAPADPSRKVEDDTIIFADVQSGSSAVYQCNVSNDYGYLLSNAFVNVLSEPPRVLTPANKVYQVIKNQRALIDCASFGSPVPQITWFKESRSSTMDSQAYITHTNGTLEMRTAQAHNSGKYTCVARNSLGIYENHVYLQVKEPTRILKQPEYKVVQRGRSVVFECKVKHDPTLTPTITWLKDDGELPDDERLILESDSLTITDVSESDAGVYTCVTNTTLDQDSASAELTVVEATPTPAVVHERPDPPTDLELTDKKKRSVQLTWTPGDEHNSPIQKFLVQYEDSLHHHGHWHNLTEVPGTKTTTHLKLSPYVHYTFRVLALNDVGFSRPSFPSRMLKTEAAAPDQNPAGVQGFGTEHDNLVISWKPLSGLQANGPGLHYRVMWRQKDLDSEWTSVTVANNSKFVVSGTPTFAPYELKVQAVNDYGAGPEPAVALGFSGEDLPLAAPDNVQSMVLNSTVAEIHWDPVPSRLLRGHLKGFKVYYWRERSLHRHNGHHTEKHILNFSGNHTRGVLPGLHPFSLYLFNVRVYNGRGEGPPSATQQFETPEGVPGAPTSLIVSRVNLDSLTLEWNPPHVHNGHITGYTLEYQPVNSSNELGPKEKLALPANETSVTLSNLKYSTRYKFYLNAKTVRGAGPAVTQEAVTIMDEGNTQTSHPIARPPPRRLHPKALPANSFANVSYSVEEDGALISWDYWGLEKNIFVEYKNSESEEKWQRELVNSSQTVMLRGLKEGLSYRVRLVARGHLDQPLHLSEELLVTVPAVASRQVDIATQGWFIGLMCAIALLILVLLIICFIQRNKGGKYPVKEKEDAHTDPEFQPMKDDDCTFVEYSDNEDHKPLKGSRTPSDRTVKRDDSDDSLVDYGEGGDGQFNEDGSFIGQYSGKSTSRDTAEGQESSGAPSPINTMNSLNSFV; translated from the exons atggagaggaggaggatggacgcGGCGCTGCTGGTGCTCTTGGTGGGGCACCTCGCCACGGCGCTGGAGGTCCCACTAGACC TGCCGCAGCCGCCGACTATAACTCACCAGTCCCCTAAGGATTACATCATCGACCCACGAGAGGATATCATAATCCACTGTGAGGCCAAGGGAAAGCCTCACCCCAG TTTCTCTTGGACAAGAAACGGGACTCACTTCGACATCGACGATGACCCTAACGTGACCATGAGGCCCCACTCTGGGACGCTGGTGGTGGACATCAGCAGAGTGAAGGCCGAGCAGTACGAGTGCGTCTACCAGTGCACGGCGAGGAACAAACATGGAACTGCTGTTTCCAATAACATAGTCGTGCGACAGTCCA GGTCCCCCTTGTGGTCAAAGGAGAGAATCAAGCCACTGGTGGTTCAGGAAGGTGTTTCCTTGGTGCTGCCTTGTCGCCCCCCTGCCGGCCTGCCACCTCCGGTCATATTCTGGATGGACAACA ACTTTCAGAGGCTTCCTCAGAGTAGCCGAGTATCGCAGTCCCTGAACGGAGACCTTTACTTCTCTAACGTCCTTCGGGAGGATTCCCGGAATGACTACATCTGCTATGCCCGCTTCCCGTACACGCAGACCATCCAGCAGAAACAGCCCATTACCGTCAAAGTCCTCACAA TGGATGCCATCAATGACACAATGGCAGCTTTATACAATGACACTGATTTGTTTAGTG AAGCCccagcagaggagagaaaaccagCCTTCCTCATCCCCTCTCGGCCCTCCATGACAGTGTTGAGAGGTCAGGTGCTGGAGATGGAGTGCATCGCCGAGGGACT ACCAACTCCTGAAATCTCCTGGACCAAAGTGAGCGGCGATCTCCCGGCCAAGCGGACGTCCTTCCTGCACTACCAGAAGACCCTCCGCATTGTGGACGTCTCGGAGTCGGATGCAGGAGAGTACTGCTGCGTGGCCAGGAATCAGCTGGGCTCCGTGCAACAAACCATCCACGTCATGGTCAAAG CCGCTCCGTATTGGATCAGTGGCCCCTCAAAGAACCTTGTTCTGGCTCCAGGGGAGAGCGGTGTGCTGACCTGTCGGGCCAGTGGGACGCCTAAGCCATCCATCAGCTGGGCTATGAACGGGATCTCCATAGAGA ATGCTCCCGCGGACCCCAGCAGAAAGGTAGAGGACGACACCATCATCTTCGCTGACGTGCAGAGTGGCTCCAGCGCCGTTTACCAGTGTAACGTCTCCAACGACTACGGTTACCTGCTGTCCAACGCCTTCGTCAACGTGCTCT CCGAGCCGCCCAGAGTGCTGACTCCGGCCAACAAAGTCTACCAGGTCATCAAAAATCAGCGCGCTCTCATCGACTGCGCCTCCTTCGGGTCGCCCGTCCCACAAATTACCTG GTTTAAAGAGAGTCGCTCCAGCACCATGGACTCACAGGCTTACATCACTCACACCAACGGCACTTTGGAGATGCGCACGGCTCAAGCTCACAACAGCGGTAAATACACCTGTGTGGCCAGGAACAGCCTCGGGATCTACGAGAATCACGTCTACcttcaggtcaaag AGCCAACAAGaatcctgaagcagccggagtACAAAGTGGTCCAGAGGGGCCGATCGGTGGTGTTTGAGTGCAAGGTGAAACACGACCCCACGCTCACCCCCACCATCACCTGGCTGAAGGATGACGGGGAGCTGCCCGATGATGAGAG ATTAATCCTGGAGTCCGACAGCCTCACCATCACAGACGTGTCGGAGAGCGATGCGGGCGTGTACACCTGCGTCACCAACACCACTCTGGACCAGGATTCCGCCAGCGCTGAGCTGACCGTGGTCG AGGCCACGCCGACTCCAGCGGTCGTCCACG AGCGACCGGACCCCCCGACTGACCTGGAGCTGACGGACAAGAAAAAGAGGAGCGTCCAGCTGACGTGGACCCCCGGGGACGAGCACAACAGTCCCATTCAGA AATTTCTGGTCCAGTATGAGGACTCGCTGCACCATCACGGCCACTGGCACAACCTCACTGAGGTCCCTGGAACCAAGACGACAACTCACCTCAAACTGTCGCCGTACGTCCACTACACCTTCCGCGTTCTGGCTCTGAACGACGTGGGTTTCAGCCGCCCCAGTTTCCCGTCCAGGATGTTGAAGACCGAGGCCGCGG ctcCGGATCAGAACCCAGCAGGTGTACAGGGATTTGGAACAGAACACGATAATCTTGTAATCTCATGGAAG CCGCTGTCGGGCCTCCAGGCCAACGGTCCAGGGCTTCACTATAGAGTCATGTGGAGGCAGAAGGACTTGGACAGCGAGTGGACGTCCGTGACCGTAGCCAACAACTCCAAGTTTGTCGTGTCTGGGACGCCCACATTTGCTCCGTACGAGCTGAAGGTCCAGGCTGTGAACGACTACGGCGCCGGACCGGAGCCTGCCGTCGCCCTCGGCTTCTCGGGAGAGGACC TACCGCTGGCTGCCCCAGACAACGTtcagtccatggtgctgaacaGCACCGTTGCAGAGATCCACTGGGATCCCGTACCTTCTAGATTACTACGGGGACACCTCAAAGGCTTCAAG GTGTACTACTGGAGAGAGCGCAGCCTGCACAGGCACAACGGCCACCACACGGAGAAGCACATCCTCAACTTCAGTGGGAACCACACCCGCGGCGTCCTGCCCGGCCTCCACCCCTTCAGCCTCTACCTGTTCAACGTGCGGGTCTACAACGGCAGGGGGGAGGGGCCGCCCAGCGCCACGCAGCAGTTCGAGACGCCTGAAGGAG TTCCAGGAGCTCCCACTTCTCTGATAGTCAGCAGAGTAAATCTGGACTCACTGACGCTGGAATGGAATCCCCCTCACGTCCATAACGGACACATCACCGGCTACACCCTCGAATATCAGCCAG TCAACAGCTCCAATGAGCTGGGCCCGAAGGAGAAGCTGGCTCTGCCCGCCAATGAGACCTCGGTCACTTTGTCCAACCTCAAGTACAGCACGCGCTACAAGTTTTATTTGAACGCAAAAACAGTCAGGGGAGCGGGCCCGGCTGTTACTCAGGAGGCCGTCACCATCATGGACGAAG GGAACACCCAAACCTCCCATCCCATTGCACGACCTCCGCCTCGCCGTCTGCACCCCAAGG CGCTGCCAGCAAACTCTTTCGCAAACGTTAGCTACTCGGTTGAAGAGGACGGGGCCCTGATCAGTTGGGATTACTGGgggctggagaaaaacatttttgtagaATACAAAAACA GTGAGAGCGAGGAAAAGTGGCAGAGAGAGCTCGTGAACAGCTCTCAGACCGTTATGCTGAGGGGCTTAAAGGAGGGCCTCTCCTATAGGGTGCGTTTGGTGGCCCGAGGTCACCTCGACCAGCCGCTCCACCTGTCTGAGGAGCTTTTGGTCACGGTCCCAG CCGTGGCGAGCAGACAGGTGGACATCGCCACCCAGGGATGGTTCATCGGCCTCATGTGCGCCATCGCTCTGCTCATCTTGGTCCTTCTAATTATCTGCTTCATCCAGCGGAATAAAGGAGGGAAATACCCGG tgaaagaaaaagaggacGCGCACACAGACCCGGAGTTTCAGCCCATGAAAGATGATGACTGTACTTTTGTGGAATACAG TGACAACGAGGACCACAAGCCGCTAAAAGGGAGCCGCACGCCGTCCGATCGGACCGTTAAGAGAGACGACAGCGACGACAGCTTGGTCGACTACGGCGAGGGCGGAGACGGGCAGTTCAACGAGGACGGCTCGTTCATCGGCCAGTACAGCGGAAAGAGCACAAGCAGGGACACGGCCGAGGGCCAGGAGAGCTCCGGGGCCCCGTCCCCCATCAACACCATGAACTCCCTGAACTCCTTCGTGTAG
- the LOC101067328 gene encoding neuronal cell adhesion molecule-like isoform X4: protein MERRRMDAALLVLLVGHLATALEVPLDLPQPPTITHQSPKDYIIDPREDIIIHCEAKGKPHPSFSWTRNGTHFDIDDDPNVTMRPHSGTLVVDISRVKAEQYECVYQCTARNKHGTAVSNNIVVRQSRSPLWSKERIKPLVVQEGVSLVLPCRPPAGLPPPVIFWMDNNFQRLPQSSRVSQSLNGDLYFSNVLREDSRNDYICYARFPYTQTIQQKQPITVKVLTMDAINDTMAALYNDTDLFSEAPAEERKPAFLIPSRPSMTVLRGQVLEMECIAEGLPTPEISWTKVSGDLPAKRTSFLHYQKTLRIVDVSESDAGEYCCVARNQLGSVQQTIHVMVKAAPYWISGPSKNLVLAPGESGVLTCRASGTPKPSISWAMNGISIENAPADPSRKVEDDTIIFADVQSGSSAVYQCNVSNDYGYLLSNAFVNVLSEPPRVLTPANKVYQVIKNQRALIDCASFGSPVPQITWFKESRSSTMDSQAYITHTNGTLEMRTAQAHNSGKYTCVARNSLGIYENHVYLQVKEPTRILKQPEYKVVQRGRSVVFECKVKHDPTLTPTITWLKDDGELPDDERLILESDSLTITDVSESDAGVYTCVTNTTLDQDSASAELTVVERPDPPTDLELTDKKKRSVQLTWTPGDEHNSPIQKFLVQYEDSLHHHGHWHNLTEVPGTKTTTHLKLSPYVHYTFRVLALNDVGFSRPSFPSRMLKTEAAAPDQNPAGVQGFGTEHDNLVISWKPLSGLQANGPGLHYRVMWRQKDLDSEWTSVTVANNSKFVVSGTPTFAPYELKVQAVNDYGAGPEPAVALGFSGEDLPLAAPDNVQSMVLNSTVAEIHWDPVPSRLLRGHLKGFKVYYWRERSLHRHNGHHTEKHILNFSGNHTRGVLPGLHPFSLYLFNVRVYNGRGEGPPSATQQFETPEGVPGAPTSLIVSRVNLDSLTLEWNPPHVHNGHITGYTLEYQPVNSSNELGPKEKLALPANETSVTLSNLKYSTRYKFYLNAKTVRGAGPAVTQEAVTIMDEGNTQTSHPIARPPPRRLHPKALPANSFANVSYSVEEDGALISWDYWGLEKNIFVEYKNSESEEKWQRELVNSSQTVMLRGLKEGLSYRVRLVARGHLDQPLHLSEELLVTVPAVASRQVDIATQGWFIGLMCAIALLILVLLIICFIQRNKGGKYPVKEKEDAHTDPEFQPMKDDDCTFVEYSDNEDHKPLKGSRTPSDRTVKRDDSDDSLVDYGEGGDGQFNEDGSFIGQYSGKSTSRDTAEGQESSGAPSPINTMNSLNSFV from the exons atggagaggaggaggatggacgcGGCGCTGCTGGTGCTCTTGGTGGGGCACCTCGCCACGGCGCTGGAGGTCCCACTAGACC TGCCGCAGCCGCCGACTATAACTCACCAGTCCCCTAAGGATTACATCATCGACCCACGAGAGGATATCATAATCCACTGTGAGGCCAAGGGAAAGCCTCACCCCAG TTTCTCTTGGACAAGAAACGGGACTCACTTCGACATCGACGATGACCCTAACGTGACCATGAGGCCCCACTCTGGGACGCTGGTGGTGGACATCAGCAGAGTGAAGGCCGAGCAGTACGAGTGCGTCTACCAGTGCACGGCGAGGAACAAACATGGAACTGCTGTTTCCAATAACATAGTCGTGCGACAGTCCA GGTCCCCCTTGTGGTCAAAGGAGAGAATCAAGCCACTGGTGGTTCAGGAAGGTGTTTCCTTGGTGCTGCCTTGTCGCCCCCCTGCCGGCCTGCCACCTCCGGTCATATTCTGGATGGACAACA ACTTTCAGAGGCTTCCTCAGAGTAGCCGAGTATCGCAGTCCCTGAACGGAGACCTTTACTTCTCTAACGTCCTTCGGGAGGATTCCCGGAATGACTACATCTGCTATGCCCGCTTCCCGTACACGCAGACCATCCAGCAGAAACAGCCCATTACCGTCAAAGTCCTCACAA TGGATGCCATCAATGACACAATGGCAGCTTTATACAATGACACTGATTTGTTTAGTG AAGCCccagcagaggagagaaaaccagCCTTCCTCATCCCCTCTCGGCCCTCCATGACAGTGTTGAGAGGTCAGGTGCTGGAGATGGAGTGCATCGCCGAGGGACT ACCAACTCCTGAAATCTCCTGGACCAAAGTGAGCGGCGATCTCCCGGCCAAGCGGACGTCCTTCCTGCACTACCAGAAGACCCTCCGCATTGTGGACGTCTCGGAGTCGGATGCAGGAGAGTACTGCTGCGTGGCCAGGAATCAGCTGGGCTCCGTGCAACAAACCATCCACGTCATGGTCAAAG CCGCTCCGTATTGGATCAGTGGCCCCTCAAAGAACCTTGTTCTGGCTCCAGGGGAGAGCGGTGTGCTGACCTGTCGGGCCAGTGGGACGCCTAAGCCATCCATCAGCTGGGCTATGAACGGGATCTCCATAGAGA ATGCTCCCGCGGACCCCAGCAGAAAGGTAGAGGACGACACCATCATCTTCGCTGACGTGCAGAGTGGCTCCAGCGCCGTTTACCAGTGTAACGTCTCCAACGACTACGGTTACCTGCTGTCCAACGCCTTCGTCAACGTGCTCT CCGAGCCGCCCAGAGTGCTGACTCCGGCCAACAAAGTCTACCAGGTCATCAAAAATCAGCGCGCTCTCATCGACTGCGCCTCCTTCGGGTCGCCCGTCCCACAAATTACCTG GTTTAAAGAGAGTCGCTCCAGCACCATGGACTCACAGGCTTACATCACTCACACCAACGGCACTTTGGAGATGCGCACGGCTCAAGCTCACAACAGCGGTAAATACACCTGTGTGGCCAGGAACAGCCTCGGGATCTACGAGAATCACGTCTACcttcaggtcaaag AGCCAACAAGaatcctgaagcagccggagtACAAAGTGGTCCAGAGGGGCCGATCGGTGGTGTTTGAGTGCAAGGTGAAACACGACCCCACGCTCACCCCCACCATCACCTGGCTGAAGGATGACGGGGAGCTGCCCGATGATGAGAG ATTAATCCTGGAGTCCGACAGCCTCACCATCACAGACGTGTCGGAGAGCGATGCGGGCGTGTACACCTGCGTCACCAACACCACTCTGGACCAGGATTCCGCCAGCGCTGAGCTGACCGTGGTCG AGCGACCGGACCCCCCGACTGACCTGGAGCTGACGGACAAGAAAAAGAGGAGCGTCCAGCTGACGTGGACCCCCGGGGACGAGCACAACAGTCCCATTCAGA AATTTCTGGTCCAGTATGAGGACTCGCTGCACCATCACGGCCACTGGCACAACCTCACTGAGGTCCCTGGAACCAAGACGACAACTCACCTCAAACTGTCGCCGTACGTCCACTACACCTTCCGCGTTCTGGCTCTGAACGACGTGGGTTTCAGCCGCCCCAGTTTCCCGTCCAGGATGTTGAAGACCGAGGCCGCGG ctcCGGATCAGAACCCAGCAGGTGTACAGGGATTTGGAACAGAACACGATAATCTTGTAATCTCATGGAAG CCGCTGTCGGGCCTCCAGGCCAACGGTCCAGGGCTTCACTATAGAGTCATGTGGAGGCAGAAGGACTTGGACAGCGAGTGGACGTCCGTGACCGTAGCCAACAACTCCAAGTTTGTCGTGTCTGGGACGCCCACATTTGCTCCGTACGAGCTGAAGGTCCAGGCTGTGAACGACTACGGCGCCGGACCGGAGCCTGCCGTCGCCCTCGGCTTCTCGGGAGAGGACC TACCGCTGGCTGCCCCAGACAACGTtcagtccatggtgctgaacaGCACCGTTGCAGAGATCCACTGGGATCCCGTACCTTCTAGATTACTACGGGGACACCTCAAAGGCTTCAAG GTGTACTACTGGAGAGAGCGCAGCCTGCACAGGCACAACGGCCACCACACGGAGAAGCACATCCTCAACTTCAGTGGGAACCACACCCGCGGCGTCCTGCCCGGCCTCCACCCCTTCAGCCTCTACCTGTTCAACGTGCGGGTCTACAACGGCAGGGGGGAGGGGCCGCCCAGCGCCACGCAGCAGTTCGAGACGCCTGAAGGAG TTCCAGGAGCTCCCACTTCTCTGATAGTCAGCAGAGTAAATCTGGACTCACTGACGCTGGAATGGAATCCCCCTCACGTCCATAACGGACACATCACCGGCTACACCCTCGAATATCAGCCAG TCAACAGCTCCAATGAGCTGGGCCCGAAGGAGAAGCTGGCTCTGCCCGCCAATGAGACCTCGGTCACTTTGTCCAACCTCAAGTACAGCACGCGCTACAAGTTTTATTTGAACGCAAAAACAGTCAGGGGAGCGGGCCCGGCTGTTACTCAGGAGGCCGTCACCATCATGGACGAAG GGAACACCCAAACCTCCCATCCCATTGCACGACCTCCGCCTCGCCGTCTGCACCCCAAGG CGCTGCCAGCAAACTCTTTCGCAAACGTTAGCTACTCGGTTGAAGAGGACGGGGCCCTGATCAGTTGGGATTACTGGgggctggagaaaaacatttttgtagaATACAAAAACA GTGAGAGCGAGGAAAAGTGGCAGAGAGAGCTCGTGAACAGCTCTCAGACCGTTATGCTGAGGGGCTTAAAGGAGGGCCTCTCCTATAGGGTGCGTTTGGTGGCCCGAGGTCACCTCGACCAGCCGCTCCACCTGTCTGAGGAGCTTTTGGTCACGGTCCCAG CCGTGGCGAGCAGACAGGTGGACATCGCCACCCAGGGATGGTTCATCGGCCTCATGTGCGCCATCGCTCTGCTCATCTTGGTCCTTCTAATTATCTGCTTCATCCAGCGGAATAAAGGAGGGAAATACCCGG tgaaagaaaaagaggacGCGCACACAGACCCGGAGTTTCAGCCCATGAAAGATGATGACTGTACTTTTGTGGAATACAG TGACAACGAGGACCACAAGCCGCTAAAAGGGAGCCGCACGCCGTCCGATCGGACCGTTAAGAGAGACGACAGCGACGACAGCTTGGTCGACTACGGCGAGGGCGGAGACGGGCAGTTCAACGAGGACGGCTCGTTCATCGGCCAGTACAGCGGAAAGAGCACAAGCAGGGACACGGCCGAGGGCCAGGAGAGCTCCGGGGCCCCGTCCCCCATCAACACCATGAACTCCCTGAACTCCTTCGTGTAG